The proteins below come from a single Malus domestica chromosome 03, GDT2T_hap1 genomic window:
- the LOC103437331 gene encoding L-ascorbate oxidase homolog — MASVMYALLLCLTAGALSVVQGEDPYLFFTWNVTYGTISPLGVPQQAILINGQFPGPNINSTSNNNIVLNVFNNLDEPFLLTWSGIQQRKNSWQDGTLGTMCPIAPGTNFTYRFQVKDQIGSYMYYPVTAMHRAAGGFGGLRINSRLLIPVPYADPEDEYTVMIGDWYTKSHTALKKLLDSGRTMGRPDSILINGKNAKGDGKDEPLFTMKPGKTYKYRVCNVGFKNSLNFRIQGHPLKLVEMEGSHTVQNTYESLDVHLGQCFSLLVTADKERKDYYMVASTRFTKTVLTGKGIIRYENGNGPASPELPEAPVGWAWSLNQFRSFRWNLTASAARPNPQGSYHYGKINITRTIKIVNSASKVNGKLRYAINGVSYVESETPLKLAQYFGVADKVFKYDTIQDEPPATVEDKVTLAPNVVNQTFRGFVEIIFENHEKSIQSWHLDGYSFFAVAIEPGRWTPEKRKNYNLLDGVSRHTIQVFPKSWAAIMLTFDNAGMWNVRSEQPERRYLGQQFYVSVLSPARSLRDEYNLPETTQLCGIVKDLPKPPPYNA; from the exons atggcTTCCGTGATGTATGCGCTGTTGCTGTGCCTTACAGCCGGGGCACTTTCAGTGGTCCAGGGCGAAGACCCTTACCTGTTCTTCACATGGAATGTCACCTACGGAACCATCTCTCCCCTCGGAGTCCCCCAGCAAGCAATTCTCATCAATGGCCAGTTCCCAGGACCCAACATCAACTCCACCTCCAACAACAACATCGTCCTGAACGTCTTCAACAACCTCGATGAGCCATTCCTTTTGACATGGAGCGGCATCCAGCAGAGGAAGAATTCGTGGCAGGATGGAACCCTTGGAACCATGTGCCCCATCGCCCCTGGCACCAACTTCACCTACCGCTTCCAAGTCAAGGATCAGATCGGGAGCTACATGTACTATCCCGTCACTGCCATGCACAGGGCAGCAGGCGGCTTTGGTGGACTCCGCATCAACAGTCGTCTGCTCATTCCCGTCCCCTATGCTGATCCCGAGGATGAATACACCGTTATGATCGGCGACTGGTACACCAAAAGTCACACCGCTCTCAAGAAATTATTGGACAGCGGCCGCACCATGGGAAGGCCCGACAGCATCCTAATCAACGGCAAGAACGCCAAGGGAGACGGCAAAGACGAGCCCCTCTTCACCATGAAGCCAGGGAAGACCTACAAGTACAGGGTCTGCAACGTGGGCTTCAAGAACTCCCTCAACTTCAGGATCCAAGGCCACCCCTTGAAGCTTGTCGAGATGGAGGGCTCCCACACCGTCCAGAACACCTACGAGTCCCTTGACGTGCACTTGGGGCAATGCTTCTCGTTGCTCGTCACTGCCGACAAAGAGCGCAAGGACTACTACATGGTAGCCTCGACCCGATTCACCAAGACCGTGCTCACCGGCAAAGGCATAATCCGCTATGAAAACGGTAACGGCCCTGCATCCCCCGAGCTCCCCGAAGCTCCTGTAGGATGGGCCTGGTCTCTTAACCAGTTCCGTTCCTTCCGCTGGAACCTTACTGCCAGCGCTGCCAGGCCTAATCCTCAGGGCTCGTACCACTACGGAAAGATCAACATCACCCGTACCATCAAGATCGTCAACTCCGCCTCGAAGGTGAATGGCAAGCTCCGCTATGCCATCAACGGAGTCTCCTACGTGGAATCCGAAACCCCACTCAAGCTGGCTCAGTACTTTGGTGTGGCCGACAAGGTCTTCAAGTACGACACCATCCAAGATGAACCCCCAGCCACCGTGGAGGACAAGGTCACCTTGGCACCCAACGTTGTCAACCAGACCTTCCGTGGCTTTGTAGAGATCATCTTTGAGAACCACGAGAAGAGCATTCAGTCATGGCATTTGGATGGATACTCCTTCTTTGCCGTCGC CATTGAGCCCGGGAGGTGGACcccagaaaagagaaagaactACAACCTTCTGGACGGAGTGAGCAGGCACACCATCCAAGTGTTCCCCAAATCCTGGGCGGCCATAATGTTGACCTTCGACAATGCCGGAATGTGGAATGTGAGGTCGGAACAACCGGAGAGGCGCTACCTCGGACAACAGTTCTACGTGAGCGTCCTGTCACCTGCACGCTCCCTCAGGGACGAGTACAACCTCCCAGAAACCACCCAACTCTGTGGCATTGTCAAGGATTTGCCTAAGCCCCCTCCATACAACGCTTAA